From Funiculus sociatus GB2-C1:
TAATCAAGAACCTCTGCGGGTAGAAATTTCAGCAGATGCCTACAATCTGGGGGCAGAAGCCCTTTCTGGACAGATGACGGCAGCAATGAAAGATGCCTACGAGAAGTCCACAGCAACCATGCGATCGCGCATGGAAGAACTCACCAGTGGACTCGATCTACCGATGTAGTTAGGGATTGGGGATTGGGGGATTGGGAAAGACGAAGAAGGCTTACCTAGTCCCTAAGTCCCTAGTTCCTAGTTCCTAGTCCCCAGTCCCCAGTCCCCAGTCCCCAGCCCCCAACCCCTATCTCGGCTTCTGGGTTGGAATCTGAAGCAGAGGTAACTCCAACATAGTTTTGTAGAGTCTATCTGCCAGGATTGTATTAGCTTCATCCGTCAGGTGAACGGCATCAGAGAAAGCCTGACGGGGAGACTTCTCGTAAAGTTTGTAGAAGTCCAACGTTTTCACATTTTGCCCATACATTCGCTCTAGCTGCTGATTGGCTGCGGCTAATTGTACATAACCGTCTTTGACTCGTTGAGTGTAGGTTGAACCTAGTTCGCCCAAAAGCTGTCGCTCTTTTTCCGACATACTGCT
This genomic window contains:
- a CDS encoding YbaB/EbfC family nucleoid-associated protein, whose protein sequence is MTQKGFGFGLGKMKELAEAFKKAQQVQEGAKRLQEELEQMEIEGTNDNSTIKVYLSGNQEPLRVEISADAYNLGAEALSGQMTAAMKDAYEKSTATMRSRMEELTSGLDLPM